The nucleotide window CAAGGTGAACAAGCTGCAGCACATGTCATAAACCATGTATTGAATCATCAGATAATAAAAGTCATATAAAAAGCCCCTCTTGAGGGGCTTTTTATATTTCATTGCTTCTTTTGTGGTCTGTATACATATATAGATTAGGAGATAATGCTTGCAACCAATTCTAAGGGAGTAACATATAATATCACAAACAGAAAGTAGGAGGAGATCGTTAATGGTTAAAGTTTGGATTGACGCAGGTCATGGTGGACAAGATTCCGGTGCCACCGGGAATGGATTACAGGAAAAAGAAATTGTTGTGGAAATTGCTAGACAGTTGAATAAGATACTTGTTCTAGAATATGGCGTAGACACAGGGATGACGAGACAGGATGACACATTTGTGTCACTAAGCGAGCGTGCGAATCGCGCAAATACTTGGGGCGCAGATGCATTTATATCTATTCACTGTAACAGCGGTGGTGGAAGGGGATTTGAATCATATCGTTATACTGGTGCTTCTGATTCACGAACAACATCTTTACAAAATACAGTACACGATGCGGTAATGGCGTTTTATAGACAGCACAGTGTTGTAGATCGCGGTAAAAAAATTGCAAATTATGCAGTACTTCGTGAGACGAATATGATTGCTTTATTGACAGAAAACTTATTCGTGGATAATATAGAAATCTTAAAATTTGAAGATATTAATTTTTTAATTGGTGTAGCCCGGGCGCATGCGGAAGGAATTGCAGCGTATTTTGGTTTGCAAAAGAAGGTCTCAGAAATTCGCTATATTTATACTGGTGGACATGCAGGGCCAGGTTTAGGACAAATACACGATTACTTGTTTCAAACTGGGCACAACTTTGATGTAAAGCGCGGGAGTGATGGGTCTATCATCTTCTTGATTGGGCCGTTTGACATACTTCAACCTAACTTTAATGACTGTAAAAATTTCTTGGACAAGAACGGTTATTCTAATGTGTTGAAGACGCCGGGAGAAGCAGCTGTTTGGCGATAAGAAAAAGGAAAAAACTGCAGGGGCAGTTTTTTCTCTACATAATGCCTTTGTAATAAATATTATATAGAAATACAAAGTCTTATTGCGGTAATTAAAATCAAGCTCTCTCAACCTATAATATTTATTTTTTAAAATTTCGTAAATTTATAATAAATAACTTTGTAGATAAGAAAAGAATGGTATGATAGAAAGGCCGGAAAAAAACGGCGAACGTAAATTTGAGGAGGAAGCGGATTTGAAAAAGTTTTTCTTAGTCTTGTTCGCAGTGCTTTTAGTTTTTCCGCTTATGGTTCCAAGTATTAAAGCGGAAACAGTTTTGACGGTTAAAGAAGCAATTGAGGCATTTAAAAACACAGGCAAAGTAAATGCAGTTGTGGAAGGGTATATTATTGGATACACTACAAGCCCTTCTAAATATACAAATGACCCGGCAAAATTTGCAGACACAAACATCGCAATTGCAGATGCCCCGGGGGAAATAGATCCTGCAAAGATTATGCCTGTTCAGCTGCCACCAGGTGATGTACGAAAAGCGGTAAATGTAAAAGATCATCCTGAGTATGTGGGGAAAAAGGTTCGTTTAACAGGCACGCTTGAATTATATTTCAGTAGTCCTGGTTTAAAATCGGTTACGGCGTATCAATTTGAGAGCGGGCAACAAGAAAAAGTACAAGATGTTCAAATCAATCCAAACGGCGGTACAGTAGAGAAAGGTACAACGGTTACACTTTCTACATCTACGGAAGGAGCCACTATTTATTATACACTTGATGGCATGACACCAACGATGCAAAGCCTCGTGTATACAGCACCTTTCACAATTAGTAGCGATGTTGTTGTAAAGGCTATGGCGGTAAAAGAAGGTTTAGCAAACTCTAACATAGCAACAGCTTCATTCTTACTTAAAAATGAAAAACCTGTGCGTATACACGACATTCAAGGTACAAGCCATGTCTCACCATATGAGAACAAAAATGTATTTGATGTCGAAGGCGTTGTAACAGTAGTTGATAATAACGGTTTTTACATGCAAGATATAAAACCTGATGAAGATATGGCCACTTCTGAAGCTATTTACATATTCAAGCGTCAGCCCGGTGTGAAACCTGGAGACCTTGTTGCAGTTGACGGAGAAGTGGATGAATATGTCGGTGCGGGTTATTCAGATAAAATGAAAACTGACCTAGCGGGTACGCAGATCAAGGCAAGCCGTTTAACAGTTAAAGAGTCAAATATAGCTTTGCCGAGCGCAATTGTTCTAGGTAAGGATGGCTTACGTATTCCTAGTGAGATAGTAGACAATGATTCGTTTTCTGTTTTTGATCCTAGTGAAGATGCCATTGACTTTTATGAGAGTCTAGAAGGTATGCTAGTGGAAGTTCGCAATGCGGTAGTAGCTGGTCCGCAAAAATATGGTGATGTTTTTGTGACTATGGATAAGGGTACTTCTGAGCTACGCACACGCGGGGGCACACCAATACTTGCGGCGGGTGATTACAATCCAGAACGCCTATCCATTAAGACAGGAAGAGCATTTGTTACAAAGGCTGGAGACTTTTTTAAAGGAAGTATTACAGGGGTAGTTGGTTATGATTACGGTAATTATCGTATCATTCCTACAGGACAGTTGCCTGAATTGCAGGACGGCGGTTTGCAACGTGAACGCTCAGCGATTAAGCCTGCTATTGATAAAGTAACAGTAGCAACATTTAATATTGAAAACTTCTCTGCAAATCCCGAACAAACTTCTGATGAAAAGGTACAAGGCTTAGCTGCAGCGATTATTCATAATTTGAATATGCCTGACATAATTGCTGTACAAGAAATGCAGGATAATAATGGAACGGTAAACGACGGTACAACGGATGCTTCTTTAAGTGCAAAGCGCCTAATTGATGCAATTCGCGCTAATAAAGGTCCAGGATATAAATATGTTGATATTGCGCCTGAAAATAATCAAGACGGAGGCGCACCAGGTGCGAATATCCGTGTAGGTTTCTTGTATAACCCAACACGTGTTCAGTTTGTTCAGTCCGCTGACCATAAAAATTTATTGCCGCAAAACCCTATGAGAATTGGGACGAGCAATCCTTTATTTGATGATACAAGAAAGCCTCTAGCTGCCGAATTTCAATTTAAAGGACAAAACTTTGTAGTGATTTCCAATCATTTAAACTCTAAAATTGGCGATGCAACGCCATTTGGGAAAATTCAACCAATAGTACTTGGCAGTGAGCCAAAGCGGATAGAGCTGGCTGCAGAAGTAAATCGCTTTATGAAAAATATTGTAGACACAAAGAAAAATGCAGTTATAATCGCAGCAGGAGATATGAACGACT belongs to Ectobacillus sp. JY-23 and includes:
- a CDS encoding N-acetylmuramoyl-L-alanine amidase, whose amino-acid sequence is MVKVWIDAGHGGQDSGATGNGLQEKEIVVEIARQLNKILVLEYGVDTGMTRQDDTFVSLSERANRANTWGADAFISIHCNSGGGRGFESYRYTGASDSRTTSLQNTVHDAVMAFYRQHSVVDRGKKIANYAVLRETNMIALLTENLFVDNIEILKFEDINFLIGVARAHAEGIAAYFGLQKKVSEIRYIYTGGHAGPGLGQIHDYLFQTGHNFDVKRGSDGSIIFLIGPFDILQPNFNDCKNFLDKNGYSNVLKTPGEAAVWR
- a CDS encoding DUF6359 domain-containing protein, giving the protein MVPSIKAETVLTVKEAIEAFKNTGKVNAVVEGYIIGYTTSPSKYTNDPAKFADTNIAIADAPGEIDPAKIMPVQLPPGDVRKAVNVKDHPEYVGKKVRLTGTLELYFSSPGLKSVTAYQFESGQQEKVQDVQINPNGGTVEKGTTVTLSTSTEGATIYYTLDGMTPTMQSLVYTAPFTISSDVVVKAMAVKEGLANSNIATASFLLKNEKPVRIHDIQGTSHVSPYENKNVFDVEGVVTVVDNNGFYMQDIKPDEDMATSEAIYIFKRQPGVKPGDLVAVDGEVDEYVGAGYSDKMKTDLAGTQIKASRLTVKESNIALPSAIVLGKDGLRIPSEIVDNDSFSVFDPSEDAIDFYESLEGMLVEVRNAVVAGPQKYGDVFVTMDKGTSELRTRGGTPILAAGDYNPERLSIKTGRAFVTKAGDFFKGSITGVVGYDYGNYRIIPTGQLPELQDGGLQRERSAIKPAIDKVTVATFNIENFSANPEQTSDEKVQGLAAAIIHNLNMPDIIAVQEMQDNNGTVNDGTTDASLSAKRLIDAIRANKGPGYKYVDIAPENNQDGGAPGANIRVGFLYNPTRVQFVQSADHKNLLPQNPMRIGTSNPLFDDTRKPLAAEFQFKGQNFVVISNHLNSKIGDATPFGKIQPIVLGSEPKRIELAAEVNRFMKNIVDTKKNAVIIAAGDMNDFQFSKPLQTLKGDIMTNMMETLPLENRYTYIHDGNAQVLDHILVTNNAALYTKVQPVHINAEFMHEHGKVSDHDPVVAQIDLKKVRKAS